One Stenotrophomonas maltophilia R551-3 genomic window, CGTACACCTGCTGGTGCTGCGCGGCCTGCGTACTGCCGCCATCGTCAACGGACTGGTGACGGTGGCCAAACTGTTGCCGATCGCACTGTTCCTGGTGCTTGCTGCCGGTGCGTTCCGTCTCGACGTGTTCCGTGCCGATTTCTTCGGCACGCCTGCACTCGGCGATCTCGGCCAGCAGCTGCGCGGCATGATGCTGGTCACCGTCTGGGTGTTCATCGGCATCGAAGGCGCCAGCATCTACTCACGTCGCGCCGCCCGCCGCGCCGATGTCGGCCGCGCTACGGTGATCGGCTTCGTGGGTGTGTGGCTGCTGCTGGTGCTGGTCAGCCTGCTGTCGATGGGCGTGCTGTCACAGGCGGAACTGGCAGGCCTGCCCAATCCTTCGATGGCCTATGTGCTGCGCGCCATCGTCGGCGAATGGGGCGCGACGGTGATCATCGTCGGCTCGATCATTTCCGTGCTGGGTGCGCTGCTGGCCTGGGTGCTGCTTTGCGCCGAAGTGCTGTACGCCGCCGCAGGCGATGGCACGATGCCCGCATTCCTCGGCCGCGAAAACGCGCGCGGTGTGCCGGCCAATGCACTCTGGTTGAGCAACGGGCTGATCCAGTTGTTCCTGCTGCTGGTGCTGGTCAATTCCGGCAGCTACACCGGACTGGTGCTGCTGGCCGCATCGATGAGCCTGGTGCCATATTTCCTGTCCACCGCGTTCGGTGTGCAGCTGGCCTGGCGCGGTCACGCCTACGCCGGTCAGCCGGGTGTGCGCTGGCGCGATTTCGCGGTTGCGCTGCTGGCCAGCGCGTATGCACTGTGGCTGGTATATGCCGGCGGCCTCGACAACCTGCTGCTGTCGGTGCTGCTGTATGTGCCGGGCGTGGTGCTGTTCGCGCTGACCCGGCACCAGCGCGGCGATCAGGTATTCACGCGCTGGGAATGGGTGCTGTTCGCTGCGATCCTGGTTGTGGCGGTTGCTACGCTGGCGGCGTTCTGGCGAGGAGCACTGACACTGTAGAGCCGAGCCCGCGCTCGGCTGCTGCTGGGTAGAGTCGAGCTTGCTCGACGCTACGAAGCAGAGCGGCTCCATATGGTTCGACTCTACAAGACCCTGGGCAGCATGCCGATATCGCGCATCCAGCGTTTGGCCAGATGCGGCCACTCCGCCACCGGCGCGTCCTTCACACGCAGGCCGAAGGCATGGCCGCCACGCGCAAACAGATGCATTTCCACCGGTACGCCCGCGCCGATCAGCGCACGGTAATAGGTCAATGATTCGCGCACGTCATCGGTTGGGTCATCGGTCGCCTGCACGATGAAGGTCGGCGGCACCGCATCATCCACGACAATGTCGCCGGCCAGCGACAGCCCGTGCTTCGCACCGGTCCACAGATGCCCGGAGTACATCACCATCGCGAAATCCGGGCGGCTCGGCTGCGCATCTGCGGCATCGACCGCAACGTAGCTGCGCGCGTCATGCGTGCTCAATCCAGCCACCACGTGGCCACCGGCGGAAAAGCCGATGACCCCCACCCGCTTCGGATCAATCTTCCAGCGCTCTGCCTGCGCACGCAGCAGGCCCATCGCACGCTGTGCATCCTGCAGCGCCATCGGCACCGCTGGAATGTCCCGGCAGTTGCAGTCGCTATCCCAGTTCGGCCCCGATGCCGGCACACGGTACTTCAGCAGCGCGCAGGTGATGCCCTGGCCGGTCAACCAGTCGCAGATCTCGCTGCCTTCCAGATCCATCGCCAACACACGGTAGCCTCCGCCGGGCACCACCAACACCGCCGTCCCGTTGCCACCACCCTTGGCGGGAAACACAGTCAGCGTCGGCACGGCCACGTTCTGCAGCATCGCCCAGCGTTCGCCGCTGGCTTTCGAGATGGTATCCCTGAGCTCTTCGGGCCCTTTCAGTTTCGGTGGTGCCGTTACCTCGCCCGCCGGCCACAGCGGCATCTCGGTGCTGCCCGGTGGTGGCTGCCAGGTCGGCGTTACCGCCATCGCCGCGCAGGGCGACAATGCAAGCAGCACTGCAATGGCAATGACAGACGCACGCATATCCGACTTCCCTATGGATGAAGAAGGATTGTAGGGCCGGACAATCGACGCAAAAAAAAAACCTGCATCTCGCGATGCAGGTTTCTCAAGGTGGCGCCCGAAGTTGGACTCGAACCAACGACCCCCTGATTAACAGTCAAGTGCTCTAACCGGCTGAGCTATTCGGGCAGACGACTAGTATAACCACTCTTCACGCGCGATGGTAGGGGTGATTTGCCAACATCGCCGCAGCGCGATACAGCTGTTCGGCCACCACCAGCCGTACCAGCATGTGTGGCAGGGTCAGCGGGCCGATCGACCACTTCTCATCGGCCAGCGCCGAGACCTCCGGCGAATGTCCTTCCGGCCCACCGATCAGGAATGCGAGATCCCTGCCCTGCCCGCGCCAATGTTCCAAGCGCTGTGCAAGCTGCTCGGAACTGAGCTGGCGACCCGGTACATCCAGCGCCACCACGTAGGCATTCTTCGGCAGCGCAGCGATCACCCGCTTGCCTTCATCCTCGGTGGCGCGGCGCGGATCACGGCCCTTGCCACGCAGGCCCGGCTCGATTTCCACCAGTTCGAAGGGCAGCCAGTGCGAAAGACGCTTCTGGTACTCGGCGAAACCCTGCGCGACCCAGCTGGGTGCGCGTTCGCCGGTAGCGATCAGTCGGGCTTTCATCAACGGTCCTCCAAAACGTCGACGGCGCCATCGGCGCCGTCGAAGGGGTGCATCAACGTGTGGCTCAGGCCACTTCGTCGTCGTCGCGGGACGGCGGCTGGTCGCCGACGGTCCACAGGCGCTCGAGCGCATAGAACTCGCGCACGCGCGGCAGCATCACGTGGACGATCACGTCGCCCAGGTCCACCAGCACCCACTCGGCCTCGCGCTCGCCTTCCACACCCAGCGGCATGACATCGATCTTCTTGGCAAAACGCACGACTTCATCGGCAATCGACTTGACGTGGCGGGTCGACGTACCCGACACGACCACCATGTAGTCGGCAACGCTGGAGCGGCCACGCACGTCGATCTCGACCGGGTCCTTGGCCTTCAGGTCTTCAGTGGCTTGGCGGACGCTGGCCAGCAGTTCCGGCACGGACGGCGGCGGGCTGGGCAGATCGACCTTGATGGTCTGGGGCTGGGTCTGGTTGCTCAAAGTGGATCGACTCGATAAACGTAGGGGCGATTATACGGGGATGCTGCGGCCGCGCCATTCACGGCGTGGCCGGGCGGTACAGGCCGTGTGCAGCGACATAGTCGGCCACGGCCGGTGGCAACAGCGCCCGCCAGGGGCCGGAGCCGGCAATCTGCGCACGCACGGCACTGGCCGATTCCGCGCGCAGGGGGTGGTGCAGGCGCAGGATACGCCCGGCCGGGCTGGCAAACAGGGCCTGCTCGCTGTCGGTCCAGCGCCCCTCCAGTGCCCGGCCCAGCTCGCCGTCCACCGAAGCCTGCAACGGGCTGCCGGGGCGCTCTGCCACCACGAAATGGGCCAACCCGAACAGGGCTTCCCACTCGTGCCAGCTGGGCAGGCCAAGCAGGCTGTCGGCCCCCACCAGCCAGGCGAGCGGTCTGCTGGGACCGAGTTCCCCGCGCAGGTCGCGCAGGGTATCGACGGTATAGGACGGGCGGCCGGGAAAGCGCGCAGCGCGATCCAGTTCGCGGCGGTCCAACAGCAGGCCCGGCTCGTC contains:
- the nadD gene encoding nicotinate-nucleotide adenylyltransferase — encoded protein: MSLRIYYGGTFDPVHLGHLAIARAARDELQVAVRMLPAADPPHRALPGATAEQRCTMLSLAIGDEPGLLLDRRELDRAARFPGRPSYTVDTLRDLRGELGPSRPLAWLVGADSLLGLPSWHEWEALFGLAHFVVAERPGSPLQASVDGELGRALEGRWTDSEQALFASPAGRILRLHHPLRAESASAVRAQIAGSGPWRALLPPAVADYVAAHGLYRPATP
- the rsfS gene encoding ribosome silencing factor — its product is MSNQTQPQTIKVDLPSPPPSVPELLASVRQATEDLKAKDPVEIDVRGRSSVADYMVVVSGTSTRHVKSIADEVVRFAKKIDVMPLGVEGEREAEWVLVDLGDVIVHVMLPRVREFYALERLWTVGDQPPSRDDDEVA
- a CDS encoding basic amino acid/polyamine antiporter; translated protein: MAATSQRLGLPALIALVVGSMVGAGIFSLPQNVARSAGPAAALIGWALSGAGMLMLAFVFQALANRRPDLDTGIYAYAREGFGNYIGFSAAWGYWVASVLGNASFFVLIFSGLGHFMPVFGEGNTPAAVAASSLLLWAVHLLVLRGLRTAAIVNGLVTVAKLLPIALFLVLAAGAFRLDVFRADFFGTPALGDLGQQLRGMMLVTVWVFIGIEGASIYSRRAARRADVGRATVIGFVGVWLLLVLVSLLSMGVLSQAELAGLPNPSMAYVLRAIVGEWGATVIIVGSIISVLGALLAWVLLCAEVLYAAAGDGTMPAFLGRENARGVPANALWLSNGLIQLFLLLVLVNSGSYTGLVLLAASMSLVPYFLSTAFGVQLAWRGHAYAGQPGVRWRDFAVALLASAYALWLVYAGGLDNLLLSVLLYVPGVVLFALTRHQRGDQVFTRWEWVLFAAILVVAVATLAAFWRGALTL
- the rlmH gene encoding 23S rRNA (pseudouridine(1915)-N(3))-methyltransferase RlmH; protein product: MKARLIATGERAPSWVAQGFAEYQKRLSHWLPFELVEIEPGLRGKGRDPRRATEDEGKRVIAALPKNAYVVALDVPGRQLSSEQLAQRLEHWRGQGRDLAFLIGGPEGHSPEVSALADEKWSIGPLTLPHMLVRLVVAEQLYRAAAMLANHPYHRA
- a CDS encoding alpha/beta hydrolase, with amino-acid sequence MRASVIAIAVLLALSPCAAMAVTPTWQPPPGSTEMPLWPAGEVTAPPKLKGPEELRDTISKASGERWAMLQNVAVPTLTVFPAKGGGNGTAVLVVPGGGYRVLAMDLEGSEICDWLTGQGITCALLKYRVPASGPNWDSDCNCRDIPAVPMALQDAQRAMGLLRAQAERWKIDPKRVGVIGFSAGGHVVAGLSTHDARSYVAVDAADAQPSRPDFAMVMYSGHLWTGAKHGLSLAGDIVVDDAVPPTFIVQATDDPTDDVRESLTYYRALIGAGVPVEMHLFARGGHAFGLRVKDAPVAEWPHLAKRWMRDIGMLPRVL